Proteins encoded by one window of Labrus bergylta chromosome 2, fLabBer1.1, whole genome shotgun sequence:
- the star gene encoding steroidogenic acute regulatory protein, mitochondrial, translated as MLPATFKLCAGISYRHMRNMTGLRKNALVAIHHELNRLAVPGPSNWISQVRRRSSLLSSRIEEEKGYSEEEISYVKQGEDALQKAISILSEQNGWTIETMAANGDKVLSKTLPDIGKVFKLEVMLEQHPDNLYQELVGNMEQMGEWNPNVKQVKILQKIGTDTMVTHETSAETPGNVVGPRDFVSVRCAKRRGSTCFLAGMSTQHPKMPQQRGVVRAENGPTCIVMKPCAEDPNKTNFTWLLNIDLKGWIPKTIINKVLSQTQVDFANHLRQRMANNVSMEMAHAC; from the exons ATGCTGCCTGCAACCTTCAAACTGTGTGCTGGCATCTCCTACCGGCATATGAGGAACATGACAG GTTTGAGGAAGAATGCGCTGGTGGCCATTCACCATGAGCTGAACAGACTTGCAGTCCCGGGCCCCAGTAACTGGATCAGCCAAGTCCGCAGACGTAGCTCCCTCCTCA GCTCTCGAATTGAAGAAGAGAAGGGATATAGTGAGGAGGAGATTTCTTATGTGAAACAAGGTGAGGATGCACTGCAGAAAGCCATCAGCATCCTCAGTGAACAAAATGGCTGGACTATTGAGACTATGGCT GCAAATGGAGACAAAGTCCTGAGTAAGACATTGCCTGACATCGGGAAGGTATTCAAGCTGGAAGTTATGCTGGAGCAACATCCTGACAATCTTTACCAAGAGCTGGTGGGAAATATGGAGCAGATGGGCGAGTGGAACCCAAACGTCAAGCAGGTCAAG ATTCTTCAAAAGATCGGCACAGACACAATGGTCACTCATGAGACGTCTGCAGAGACACCCGGCAATGTGGTGGGGCCCAGAGACTTTGTAAGTGTCCGCTGTGCCAAACGCCGGGGCTCCACTTGCTTCCTGGCAGGGATGTCCACTCAACACCCCAAAATGCCACAGCAGAGGGGGGTGGTCAG aGCGGAGAATGGTCCTACCTGTATTGTAATGAAGCCCTGTGCTGAAGACCCAAATAAGACCAACTTCACCTGGCTGCTAAATATAGATCTAAAA GGCTGGATCCCAAAGACAATCATAAACAAAGTGCTCTCTCAGACACAGGTGGACTTTGCCAACCACCTCAGGCAAAGGATGGCTAATAATGTTTCCATGGAGATGGCTCATGCCTGCTGA